Genomic segment of Pontibacter liquoris:
AGATGAATGTAAACAAGCCTTGGCAGGGTCTGACAAGTCACTGAGAATTTTAGTAAATACAGGACTCTCCTTCGTTTGTGCAGAAAGTAGTCCTTTCACATTCTCCATGACAAAAACCGCAGGACTATGTACCGCAAGTATCCTTAAGTACTGCTTATATAGCCCAACCCGTATATCTTTATTTTCATCAAGTATTTTATCTTTTCTTCTTGACCTTCCAACAATCGAATATGCCTGACAGGGTGGTCCCCCTATGAGTAGCCAGTTCTTATTACCCTTTAAAGCATTACTTATCCTTTGATCCACCTGATTGAATGGAACTGAAGCATCATCGTCACCTAATGTAGCCAGCCAAGCTTCTTCTTTTGCTATTTGTGCCTGCTCCGGCCATCTTTCATACAGATCATTAATGGAAAGACGTCCTTTAATAAAATCGTAATAATCATCCGGAACAGCACCAGGCTCAAACTGCCTGAAGAAACTTCTCAATGTCAGAGTCTGATGTGCAGACTCATCTTTTTCTATTGACAATGCTATGTCAAATACTCTGCTCCCATCAGTGTTTAATAAGGCACTGAAGCCCTCACCAAGCCCACCAGGCCCTGCAAATATGTCAATTACCGGTATTTTCAAACTTCAAAAAATCTAAGATACTGCTTAATGTCTGAGCTCTAAGCTTCGGCTTAAGTTCACATTCAAATATCGTTAAAACTTTCCATCCATCCTGGGTTAATTTTACTAGATTTTGATCATCGCGCACTTTGTTTCTGTTTATTTTCCGTAGCCACCATTCTGTATTGGTTTTGGGGATGACATAGCTTTTACAGCCTTCATGCCCGTGCCAGAAGCAGCCATGGACGTTGATTACAGTTTTATATTTAGGGAGCACAATGTCTGGTTTACCGGGAAGCTCCTTTACGTGCAGCCGGTACCGGTACCCTTCAGAAAAGAGAAATTTACGTACAATAAGCTCAGGCTTCGTATTCTTGCCCTTTATACGACT
This window contains:
- a CDS encoding very short patch repair endonuclease, coding for MADVHSKETRSYNMSRIKGKNTKPELIVRKFLFSEGYRYRLHVKELPGKPDIVLPKYKTVINVHGCFWHGHEGCKSYVIPKTNTEWWLRKINRNKVRDDQNLVKLTQDGWKVLTIFECELKPKLRAQTLSSILDFLKFENTGN